ttagTAGGGTATATAAATCATCTAAAATGGAAttctatgaaaaaaaaatgaaagaaagttttaaaaataacaataaaaacattatgtaaattagatattttaataaagttataaactgaaactttttttttacttacgATAATTGAAGGACCTGAAAGTGGAAAAGTTAtactatatttcaatatatagatgaaaagtaataaaattggaaaatgaaaggatcatttttgtttttgtgattaatgggaaaattgaaaatattttagaagaagaaatagtGAAAGGTTTTAAAAagagtataaataattgttgCGATCCAAAATTATTGGTAGGATAGGATTGTAAAATTGTTCACAAGCctgatttaattcatttaattgaaatttttgcaTAGATTATTGGGAAGGTTTACTGGGTTTATAACtctattttgttatttctagCGCTGTGTACAAAATATGTACTGTATAAGGTTATCGGTGTTTGATTATGAAGCTCTCAAGATcgcaattttcattttcataatataCACATCTGAGACATCTCCATATATTTGAGATGAAGGTGATTAAGTTGggacaaatgaaaaaattatttttgttctcGTGATTAATGAAAGAGGAGAAAAGAGCAGGAAGTGAACGGTTTTGGAAGgactattaatatttattgggTTGTTGCTTTATTTTCAAGTGTATCGACTCCCTCTCATTTATCTCAAATCTAAAAGCGTTATAGTTTGTATGTCGACGATTAGGGCTGGCAAAACATACCGAAATACTGCACTTAccataccgaaaaaatactgaaaataccgaattttcggtataccgcacttttcggtacggtatgataccttaccggtAGATTAAGGTACGGTAAAGGTATGGATTTTGcatataccgcggtataccgcatcATACCGCAATTACGGTATGTACTGCAaaattacggtatataccgtaatttTGCGGTATATACcgttaataaatatatttttttaatatatatattatttataaaattataataatatttatatttttaaaactaaagaaaGATTAGAGGCATAATTCGTAAAGCAGTAGCAGCCATCATTAATTCATTGTTTTGCCCTAATTCTAAATCTCaattcttcaatattttatatatcaaacAGGTATGatttgcggtataccgcggtatataccgaaatatcggtaaggtaaaggttttcaaattttgacataccgaattttcggtataccgcattTATATATCAAACAGGTATGatttgcggtataccgcggtatataccgaaatatcggtaaggtaaaggttttcaaattttgacataccgaattttcggtataccgcaatgtggtataccgaaaaattTGGTAAGGTATAAGTATGACATTTAGTCATACCGCAATTTGCGGTACGGTATGCGGTATGACATTCTCGGTGCGGTATACCGTACTGTGCCAACCCTATCGACGATAACTTTGCTTTCATATTTGGGATGTAATCATGTGATGTACTATGTTTTTGTCTACAAGAAAATTCAGATAGTAAAAGTAagaattttctatttctttcacAAATAGAATATCCTGACAAATTATGCTCAAGATCCAATATTCcgccataaaaaataatactccctccgacTCATGTTAATTGTGTCACTTCTTTTTGCActcatttatggaaaaatgatattaataaatatttaaatggaaGAGAGTAAtgtaagagaaataataatataaagaaaactCTACTTCACAttattctctattattttattttttttcattttaattatttattattattatttttttaaaatgagtgaaacaaaaataacttaaaaaatgTGGGAAAAGGAAGTAATTGGAAAAATGACAACGTTCGGCTGAGGAAGGGAGctggatcccctgctgtgcaAAATGCCACAGCAGGGGATGCAGCAGGGGATGCTGTGGTGATCCAAACCCTTCattcttaaaatgaaaataaacaatacaagtatataaaattagtttgtGGTGTAGATCACCACAGCATCCCTTGCTGTGGCCCTGCTGTGGCATTTTGCACGGCAGGGAATCCAGCTCCCTGAGGAAGTCAAGTGGGCATCCCATTCtagtattagtattttcttaagaaaataaaattcatgtcatgTATCGAATAGGTTAGATActaatagagaataaaatatgggATGAAAGTAAATGATtagaaaatcatttttttttattaaaatagaatacaattcaactgaaagataatatGAGAAAGAACATACATTATTATCAATAAGATTAATAAATATAGGATTACATCACATcactaaataaatactccattattaGTCGAAGAGAAACAGTTTTTATTAAGACATGCGCAAATAATCAATAGCAATttaacatttataaataaactattAAGTGGGGCTAGCTTATACTAGTAGGCACGCCATATCATTCGTTAAGttcattttcaaattgatAATGAGAAGATGTCTGCCTAAAATGCTTCTccaatttgaagaaaaaacaaaacccaaTTGTTGGGCTATAGTACTATACtatctcaataaaataaagcataatgaacagattaaaaaaacatgCAAACCACGTTTTTTGTATTCTGTAAATcaattattccctccgttttcgttaaaaataattttttttacaagaCACAGTTTTTTTGATAGAATTGTGgatcataataaataaaagaataaaaaaaaaattaaatcttttgttatgagatttattattattattattattattattattattattattattattattattataaatacagaaagatgtcattttaattagaatttagaacAATCTAAAGAGAAATATGGGCATCAAGATTTAAGGGGAAGTGTTTTTAGGGATATATGTTGCTGTCCACGTGTCTTGCCTTATATTAAGAAGTCAAGCTTATGGcgaaaataaatgtatttcATAAACCAAATGgtattattaaaaaagtaatatCACATGTTCCGAACAAATACTATCACTAATTATAATTGCAACATCTTATAAATCcaatatcaattaaaatataactctgtgtaaaatttgtctcaggattttcaaaataatacagtAATAATTACTTTGACGCTTcatctgatttatttgaaaagtTGGAGTAATCTAATTATCTTCTTAaccttataaaaaaaattgggatgTGAAATTACGAATGCAGGCTATCCTATACAGGGTTAATTAAAACTGAATTGAAtctcattttatataattaaatcaaatatcaaaattaggATTATAATATCGAATGAGTAAGATATATGACATCTGAcaaccaaatttaatttattataatgatTAAGAGTAATTATGTCAATTAATATCACAATCGATTATGATAATATCTCGATTCTTgtaaaatttgaccaaatcaCGTAATTTACTTATAATGATATACAcattcaatattatttcatctctcccagataattcgtctcactttgaccgagTATGAGTTTAaagatatataagaaaaagtgagttgaaaaaattagtggaatgtgagtcctacttttatatattagttttataataaaatgtgagtattaatgagttagtgaaatatgaggtccactactaaaaatattaaaaagtgaaatgagacaaattatgtgggacagaccgaaatgaaaaaatgagacaaattatctagaacggagggagtataatactGCAAACTCAATGctatataaatgtatatttttaatatatgattACATTTACCATTTTCAATTATAGTTGGCATTgcttaaataatttaaaatttttaaatttcatataacTCCAtctattcaaataattttttgcaCGCTATATATAAACCTAAAAGTAATTTTACAAGCATTTTAACGAAATTCTAATCGCATAGGCTTGCTAGAAGAAATTTGcatgaaaaatatatgtaagCATCTATTTTAATGGTCATTATAATGTACTAGTCAATCAAATGTTATGATGATATTAatctacttttaaaatttactttatgatcaaaatatttttaaatttggtatttGACTATTTGTGCAAATGACAACGGCCAGTCAGTCTTAATTTTCATTAGATTGGTGTACTTCAAGTGTAGTAAGTTACATTCAATATTATGAGCGGTGAATGTTGAGTTGTTCCGTCTTATGCATGTTCGTTCTAGACAATCTTGCTTGATTGTCATCTATTGTTGTCTTTGTGTTGCATGATTATATtccttattattttcttgcttgTGTTATTTACTCGGCCTTgctcaaattatttttgttttggaattgaatttgttgctaataataaataaaatataaaaatatgtaggATTAgggaataaaataggagatatatctaaaataaatattgaaatttctaATACCAAATGtgtagaattaaaaatatttattgacttGCTTATTTTGTCTTAgtgataaatgataaataatgaaatttctAATGAAACCCGAATGCATTGgtatattgaaatatgattgaatatggagaaaagtaaataaaacacactAAGTAATTAATGCTTACtataatttcatatcaaaagACAAATAGGAGAGCATTAAATCAAAACACGAAAATAACAGAATATAGTAAAAAGTCTATGTATACAGTGATTAAGGAAATACTGGGAATAGAttgcaatttaaaattaagggATAATTGTCCATTTATACAGCTCTAAAACAACTAAATAAGCGCTGGAATCGAAATCcatctaactttttttttctttttcttttgatgcCCAGCACAGGAAAATGCGTCGCTTCTGTGTTCACATCACTTTCTAagaactctctctctctatctatcTATTCTCTCTTCGGTTTTTTATTCGCTTCGCAGTTCTCATTTCGAGGCCCAAACCCGCTCTCCTCCTGTATCTGTATCTGTATCTGTATCTGTACACCGTATAATACTTGcttgttgtgtttgtgtgtatcCTTCCTATATTTGACTGGTTCGCCTCCTTTGAATTTAGAGTTTCTCAggtaatttcatttctattccATTAAAAAGGGTTAATCCTTTCTGAATCAATTGTTTCTGTATGTATTTGATTAGGTTTAgttccttttttttggatCTGAATTGGAGACTTGTGATGCTGATTTTTGCTTAATTGATTTGTGAGGATTTGTTGATTTCGAGCTGATCTCgtgttttggtttttgttttttgcagATCTGGTGTATAAATCATGAATCTTTAATCCTTTTGTTTCGGGGGTTCTTCTAAAGCTCAAATCTTGAGCGTTTGGGCCATTAGAAACTCGCGATCCAGCTCTTTAATTTAAGGTTTACTCTTATTTCAGCGGATCGCGTAGATCTGGTGTGTTTCAGCTGATTTCGTGAAGAAACGACGACTTTTATTTTAACAGATCTGCTTCTAGTGCTCTTCGCAAGATCTAATTCCTAACCGTGTCGGTACAGAgaaatttgggggttttcgattttaaatattgtggTCAACTTGCTCTGATTGTGTTTGTGAAAATGTCTGTGTTACATAAAAGCGATTCGATTCAAATCCGGGAGGTTTATGCCGACAATCTGGATGCAGAATTCGCGCTGATCCGTGAGATAATTGATGATTATCCCTTCATCGCCATGGACACTGAGTTCCCCGGTATCGTGATCCGGCCGGTTGGAAATTTCAAGAACACCAATGACCTCCACTACCACACATTGAGAGACAATGTGGATTTGCTGAAGCTGATTCAATTGGGGCTAACATTCTCCGACGAGAAGGGGAACTTGCCAACGTGCGGCACTGATAAGTACTGCATCTGGCAGTTCAACTTCCGCGAGTTCAATCCGAACGAGGACGTGGCAGCACTGGAATCAATCGAGCTCCTGCGCCAGAGCGGCATTGATTTTGCCAAGAACACTGACAAGGGCATTGATGCATTGAGGTTCGGGGAGCTCCTGATGTCGTCTGGGATCGTTCTGAATGGAGATATGCATTGGATCACGTTCCACAGCGGCTATGATTTCGGGTACTTGCTCAAGATCTTGACTTGCAGGAAGCTGCCGGAGTCGCAGGAAGGGTTCTTCACATTGATCAAAGTGTATTTCCCGGTGCTGTACGACGTGAAGCATCTGATGAAGTTCTCCAACAGCCTCCACGGCGGGCTGAGCAAGCTGGCCGAGCTGCTGGATGTGGAGAGAGTGGGGATCTCCCACCAGGCGGGCTCGGACAGCTTGCTGACATCGGCAGCGTTCATGAAGATGAGGGAGAAGTTCTTCAATGGAGCAGTGGAGAAGTATTCTGGTGTGTTGTATGGTTTAGGTGTTGAGTAATAGAGCAGGCAGAAGGTggaatggaagaagaaaaaaataaagaaaatgtgatTTCTAGGATGTTGGTTAAAAAAACTAGGTGTGTTGTGCACTGCCAAGATTTGAGGTGCCTCGCATTTGTACACTATACAAGTTTTAGCTTTGTGAATTTGAGTTATAAATTCTGTTTTCTGaaattaatttctatatatttgGCTTAGTCCTGTGTTTTATTACCTATGCTTAGAGAGAATATATCACATTGAGTTTGGGCAACACAAGAATTGTAGTACATTAGTAATGTAGTGATGGGTGTGGTTTATGTATGAATTTTGCCGGAAGAAATGGGATTTCATTGGTAGAGTAGGTAAACCGTAAACCATATCcttttttgaagttttttgAAGGATAATAGCCAAATTTCCTCAAAATCTATTATTttcaatgaattttaaaagtgACGGAAAATACGATGAACTTTAATAGACGCGTGGATTTCGATAAAAACATAACTATTTTAAATGCAGactttatgaaaataatattgcatgattatcttaaaataagtttatttttttgagtGAAATTATGATAAATCATTCGAGTCAAATATAGAAGGTGCAATTCAGTGCGATAACAGTAATAGTTTGATCGATTTATGTACGTCCATTTatcttgattttaattatattttgccTCTTGGAATAACTTGTTCAGCCTGttatattaatagaaaaaggcattaaattaaaatttgtatggaataagtaataaattttcattttcttttgaatatGACACTCGTCTCATTTTCATTCTTATAAATGTCTCATCTCTATTTatgtttattctcttttcaacaacaacaacaacaacaacaataataattataataataataataataataataataataataataaccaAATGACAATaacaatttaacatttttcGTTGAATTTATGTTTCCTATTTCCTGTTACAATCGTATACAAATACTATAACACATCTCAATTAGTAAACCAGATTAttctttattcaaatttttttaattaaaagtaggATTGGAGATATCGtagtaataaagaaaaaaaagtcgtttacatacataattataaaaaataattgcacTCTAATATTTCTATACAGATTGGTCAGAGGAGAGAACctacaattaaaaatacacCCATTACAATAAAGTCAAGAACGGCATGATAAGTGGTtagatgaaataatattatatatacatcatGCCTGCCATGTTACTCATCATATTCATAATtctgtatataaaaataacatttgtAATAATTCTTCACAAATCATATTGCTTGGGTTGGCAATGATCATCAccacaaaattacaaaaataatcgAGATGTAGTACGTGCATATACACAGATATTAAGCCAGAAATTTTACACGCTCAATTGAAAACCTTGTGGGAAAATAATTGACAAATTGAACGCAACAATatgaatcaaaattttatctaAGTAAGCATTAATTTTATACGTATCCAATAATTCGAGACTCAGATTCCTTTAATACTTTGTGGGTACATGTTTTTGGGCCGTATTATTGCTCATGTCGGTTGTTGTTCTTGCATCTAATACTCaccaataatttttatgatcTCAATGgatataaaacaaattcatGATTTGAATTGAATGGTTTCGGGAAATCTGAAAATTACATTGTAAGTTGAAAATTAAGTTgaatattatagtactccatattagaATCTAAAATGAACTAACAAGAATGGGCTTTTGGGCTTCTTGCTGAATAGTGCTAAAGTTTAGTCGGTAAAAATCACTTTGCCTTTTCCTTTTCGTCTTTAAGTAAGAAAAAGTATTGATTGATTACTCAACAATCATAATCACAATTGGTATTAGCAATAACTTAAATTCACTGTTGTTACAcatctaaaaataattgtaatataatatatcaataaataatttatcttaGTTTGCTAAAGATTAAAGTAATACATCTACAAGCAACTACTCCTTCAATCCATactagtagagtcattttgatattttgacacgttccatagtagtggagtcgtttcctttttttttgtaaaacccaacatatttcttttcacttactttttctttctcttactttattttctctactttttcttccatattttattatatttttatttaatacattacacacattttttttaatatctgtGCCAGGTTCCGGATGAAGTGGGGAGGTTGTTATAAGGTAGTAATTGGTGGGATTTAGAAAATCGGGGGAAACAGTGTCGTTTTGATTAGTGGCGGATCCATAACTTGAAAATAGAggaagcaaaataaaaaacacagaCATGCTGcaaaacatatttttgtgcTACGTTTAGTCTCTGTTGTGGGATAAACAACATCAACAAATTATCATGTCGAGTTCAATAACACAATGCTCTTAGCTGGATCTTGCAGTGTTGTGGCACCAACTAAAATATTGAATCCATTGAAGCCATGAATTTTGTTCAAAATCCTTGCCATAATCTACCGAACTGAGTATGTGGCAGCTGCAGAAGCTGCAAATCAAGCAATT
The nucleotide sequence above comes from Salvia hispanica cultivar TCC Black 2014 chromosome 5, UniMelb_Shisp_WGS_1.0, whole genome shotgun sequence. Encoded proteins:
- the LOC125188898 gene encoding probable CCR4-associated factor 1 homolog 6 isoform X2, which encodes MDTEFPGIVIRPVGNFKNTNDLHYHTLRDNVDLLKLIQLGLTFSDEKGNLPTCGTDKYCIWQFNFREFNPNEDVAALESIELLRQSGIDFAKNTDKGIDALRFGELLMSSGIVLNGDMHWITFHSGYDFGYLLKILTCRKLPESQEGFFTLIKVYFPVLYDVKHLMKFSNSLHGGLSKLAELLDVERVGISHQAGSDSLLTSAAFMKMREKFFNGAVEKYSGVLYGLGVE
- the LOC125188898 gene encoding probable CCR4-associated factor 1 homolog 7 isoform X1; the encoded protein is MSVLHKSDSIQIREVYADNLDAEFALIREIIDDYPFIAMDTEFPGIVIRPVGNFKNTNDLHYHTLRDNVDLLKLIQLGLTFSDEKGNLPTCGTDKYCIWQFNFREFNPNEDVAALESIELLRQSGIDFAKNTDKGIDALRFGELLMSSGIVLNGDMHWITFHSGYDFGYLLKILTCRKLPESQEGFFTLIKVYFPVLYDVKHLMKFSNSLHGGLSKLAELLDVERVGISHQAGSDSLLTSAAFMKMREKFFNGAVEKYSGVLYGLGVE